CCTAGAAGCGATATTGATTTATGTCTTTTTGGAGAAAATGCCTCGTATCATGATGTTGCGTTGATTAGTTTCAAGCTCAATGAAGAAACGCTATTTCCGTATCATTTTGACATTTTATTGTGGAATGAAATTCAAAATAAAGAAATCAGTAAACACATTTTACGCTGCGGAATTGTTTTATAAAATCATCATTGAATTAGTCTATGATTATTTACGCCACCCAAAAAAACGATTGACGTATTCAAGTTTAAACTCGCTTCCAAGCTTCCTGAAAATTCTGAAGAACATCAAGTTCTTTTGCATGAGCAAGACAATGACTTGCTAAAATGGGGCGCGAAGATTTTTTATTTAGACGGACGAAAGTGCTTGCAGTTAATGAATTTTG
This genomic window from Hallerella porci contains:
- a CDS encoding nucleotidyltransferase family protein, which produces MSEVKKICLANSNIEKIVLFGSRAKKTWKPRSDIDLCLFGENASYHDVALISFKLNEETLFPYHFDILLWNEIQNKEISKHILRCGIVL